The following proteins are encoded in a genomic region of Channa argus isolate prfri chromosome 3, Channa argus male v1.0, whole genome shotgun sequence:
- the osbp gene encoding oxysterol-binding protein 1 isoform X14: MAEPKPPTPTPGDIYKGWLFKWTNYIKGYQRRWFVLSNGLLSYYRTQAEMGHTCRGTINLATANIAVEDSCNFVISNGGAQTYHLKASSEVERQRWVTALELAKAKAIQMQAESDESGDDCPAVPTTSGQGGSCRNSEIQSTLRTLNNKVEDLVTCNDLIVKHGSALQRSLSELEVIRVGADMGEKIRQVTERATLFRITSNAMINACRDFLSLAQTHSKRWQKALQTERDQRICLEETLEQLAKQHNHLERAFRGATVMPPSFSNPSLVNKGGVSGKGDASDEDDDNEFFDAMEDPAEFITVPADPKYHRRSGSNVSGISSETGMDEQSVNFDDLSLASNPESPQPLELEPVRQRRTRIPDKPNYYLNLWSIMKNCIGKELSKIPMPVNFNEPLSMLQRLSEDLEYHELLDKAAKCQSSLEQMCYVAAFTVSSYSTTVHRTGKPFNPLLGETFELDRLRESGYRSLCEQVSHHPPAAAHHAISEKGWTLRQEITLASKFRGKYLSIMPLGSIQCIFDKSKNHYTWKKVTTTVHNIIVGKLWIDQSGEIDVVNHKTGDRCHLKFAPYSYFSRDVPRKVTGVVTDKDGKAHYVLSGTWDEKMEFSRVMQSSKGENGTEGKQRTVYQTLRAKEIWKKNPLPEGAENMYFFSSLALTLNEPEEGVAPTDSRRRPDQRLMEEGHWDEANAEKQRLEEKQRTVRREREREAVKAASSPVEADTEDPITDSPLKSKYFSLSLFPLPAYTLCWLWNQ; encoded by the exons ATGGCAGAGCCTAAACCCCCTACTCCAACCCCTGGAGACATATACAAGGGTTGGCTCTTCAAATGGACTAACTACATTAAAGGCTACCAGAGGCGCTGGTTTGTTTTGAGCAATGGATTGTTGTCATATTATAG gACCCAGGCAGAAATGGGTCATACGTGTCGAGGAACCATCAATTTGGCCACAGCCAATATTGCTGTTGAGGACTCGTGCAATTTTGTTATTTCCAATGGTGGGGCACAGACCTACCACCTGAAGGCCAGTTCAGAAGTAGAGCGCCAGCGATGGGTAACTGCGCTGGAGCTTGCAAAGGCGAAGGCTATTCAAATGCAGGCTGAATCTG ATGAGTCAGGTGATGATTGTCCTGCAGTACCCACCACTTCCGGACAAGGTGGCAGCTGCCGTAACTCAGAAATCCAGTCCACACTGCGTACATTAAACAACAAGGTGGAGGACCTTGTCACCTGCAATGATCTCATTGTCAAGCATGGTTCAGCCCTCCAAAG GTCTCTGTCAGAACTGGAGGTGATTCGTGTTGGAGCAGACATGGGGGAAAAGATCAGACAAGTTACAGAGAGGGCCACGCTTTTCCGAATTACCTCTAATGCAATGATTAAT GCATGTAGAGACTTCCTCTCCCTGGCCCAGACCCATAGCAAGCGCTGGCAGAAGGCCTTACAGACTGAAAGAGACCAGAGGATATGCCTGGAGGAGACCTTAGAGCAGCTGGCTAAACAGCATAACCACTTGGAAAGAGCTTTTAGAGGAGCAACAGTTATGCCTCCTTCATTCAGCAATCCCTCCTTGGTTAACAAAG GTGGGGTTTCAGGAAAAGGTGATGCcagtgatgaggatgatgacaaTGAGTTCTTTGATGCGATGGAAGACCCAGCGGAGTTTATTACTGTCCCAGCAGATCCCAAGTATCACAG gAGATCTGGCAGCAATGTGAGTGGAATCAGCAGTGAGACTGGAATGGACGAGCAGTCGGTAAAT tttgaCGATCTGTCTTTGGCATCAAATCCGGAGTCACCTCAGCCCCTTGAGTTAGAGCCAGTTAGACAAAGACGGACTCGCATACCTGACAAGCCCAACTATTACCTCAATCTTTGGAGCATTATGAAGAACTGCATTGGAAAGGAACTCTCAAAGATACCAATGCCT GTGAATTTTAATGAGCCTCTATCCATGCTGCAACGTCTGTCTGAAGACCTGGAGTACCACGAGCTGCTGGACAAGGCTGCTAAGTGTCAGAGCTCTCTAGAGCAGATGTGTTATGTGGCTGCCTTCACAGTCTCTTCTTACTCCACCACTGTCCACCGCACAGGAAAACCCTTCAATCCCCTGCTGGGAGAAACTTTTGAGCTTGATCGGCTCAGAGAGAGTGGCTACCGCTCTTTGTGTGAACAG GTGAGTCACCACCCACCTGCTGCAGCTCACCATGCCATTTCGGAAAAGGGCTGGACTCTCAGACAGGAAATTACATTGGCGAGCAAGTTTAGAGGAAAATATCTCTCTATCATGCCACttg GTTCTATACAGTGTATATTTGACAAGAGTAAAAATCACTACACTTGGAAAAAAGTGACTACAACAGTTCACAATATTATCGTGGGGAAGTTATGGATCGATCAG TCAGGGGAGATAGATGTGGTGAACCACAAAACAGGAGATCGCTGCCACCTCAAGTTTGCTCCCTACAGTTATTTTTCCAGAGATGTACCAAGAAAG GTAACAGGAGTAGTAACCGATAAGGATGGAAAAGCCCACTACGTGCTCTCAGGAACCTGGGATGAGAAGATGGAGTTTTCCAGAGTAATGCAGAGCAGTAAGGGGGAGAACGGCACCGAAGGCAAACAGAGAACTGTGTATCAAACCCTCAGAGCCAAAGAAATCTGGAAAAAGAACCCTTTACC agagggagcagagaaCATGTACTTTTTCTCCTCACTGGCCTTGACACTTAATGAACCTGAGGAGGGAGTGGCGCCAACAGACAGTCGACGGCGCCCTGACCAGCGATTAATGGAGGAAGGCCACTGGGATGAGGCTAACGCAGAGAAACAGAGGCTGGAAGAAAAGCAGCGCACTGTTCGACGAGAACGGGAAAGGGAAGCTGTTAAAGCAGCCAGCTCACCTGTGGAAG CTGACACCGAGGATCCAATCACTGACTCACCCTTGAAAAGCAAGTACTTTTCTCTAAGCCTTTTCCCACTGCCAGCCTACACTTTGTGTTGGCTGTGGAATCAATAA
- the osbp gene encoding oxysterol-binding protein 1 isoform X9 gives MAEPKPPTPTPGDIYKGWLFKWTNYIKGYQRRWFVLSNGLLSYYRTQAEMGHTCRGTINLATANIAVEDSCNFVISNGGAQTYHLKASSEVERQRWVTALELAKAKAIQMQAESDESGDDCPAVPTTSGQGGSCRNSEIQSTLRTLNNKVEDLVTCNDLIVKHGSALQRSLSELEVIRVGADMGEKIRQVTERATLFRITSNAMINACRDFLSLAQTHSKRWQKALQTERDQRICLEETLEQLAKQHNHLERAFRGATVMPPSFSNPSLVNKGGVSGKGDASDEDDDNEFFDAMEDPAEFITVPADPKYHRRSGSNVSGISSETGMDEQSVNFDDLSLASNPESPQPLELEPVRQRRTRIPDKPNYYLNLWSIMKNCIGKELSKIPMPVNFNEPLSMLQRLSEDLEYHELLDKAAKCQSSLEQMCYVAAFTVSSYSTTVHRTGKPFNPLLGETFELDRLRESGYRSLCEQVSHHPPAAAHHAISEKGWTLRQEITLASKFRGKYLSIMPLGSIQCIFDKSKNHYTWKKVTTTVHNIIVGKLWIDQSGEIDVVNHKTGDRCHLKFAPYSYFSRDVPRKVTGVVTDKDGKAHYVLSGTWDEKMEFSRVMQSSKGENGTEGKQRTVYQTLRAKEIWKKNPLPEGAENMYFFSSLALTLNEPEEGVAPTDSRRRPDQRLMEEGHWDEANAEKQRLEEKQRTVRREREREAVKAASSPVEADSLEIGTEASEVSDETNAEDSPLNTPVASSYGPSQFPYLSTHQDNTQPLWFEKIDDPISGETMHIYKGGYWEAKEKGSWDICPDIF, from the exons ATGGCAGAGCCTAAACCCCCTACTCCAACCCCTGGAGACATATACAAGGGTTGGCTCTTCAAATGGACTAACTACATTAAAGGCTACCAGAGGCGCTGGTTTGTTTTGAGCAATGGATTGTTGTCATATTATAG gACCCAGGCAGAAATGGGTCATACGTGTCGAGGAACCATCAATTTGGCCACAGCCAATATTGCTGTTGAGGACTCGTGCAATTTTGTTATTTCCAATGGTGGGGCACAGACCTACCACCTGAAGGCCAGTTCAGAAGTAGAGCGCCAGCGATGGGTAACTGCGCTGGAGCTTGCAAAGGCGAAGGCTATTCAAATGCAGGCTGAATCTG ATGAGTCAGGTGATGATTGTCCTGCAGTACCCACCACTTCCGGACAAGGTGGCAGCTGCCGTAACTCAGAAATCCAGTCCACACTGCGTACATTAAACAACAAGGTGGAGGACCTTGTCACCTGCAATGATCTCATTGTCAAGCATGGTTCAGCCCTCCAAAG GTCTCTGTCAGAACTGGAGGTGATTCGTGTTGGAGCAGACATGGGGGAAAAGATCAGACAAGTTACAGAGAGGGCCACGCTTTTCCGAATTACCTCTAATGCAATGATTAAT GCATGTAGAGACTTCCTCTCCCTGGCCCAGACCCATAGCAAGCGCTGGCAGAAGGCCTTACAGACTGAAAGAGACCAGAGGATATGCCTGGAGGAGACCTTAGAGCAGCTGGCTAAACAGCATAACCACTTGGAAAGAGCTTTTAGAGGAGCAACAGTTATGCCTCCTTCATTCAGCAATCCCTCCTTGGTTAACAAAG GTGGGGTTTCAGGAAAAGGTGATGCcagtgatgaggatgatgacaaTGAGTTCTTTGATGCGATGGAAGACCCAGCGGAGTTTATTACTGTCCCAGCAGATCCCAAGTATCACAG gAGATCTGGCAGCAATGTGAGTGGAATCAGCAGTGAGACTGGAATGGACGAGCAGTCGGTAAAT tttgaCGATCTGTCTTTGGCATCAAATCCGGAGTCACCTCAGCCCCTTGAGTTAGAGCCAGTTAGACAAAGACGGACTCGCATACCTGACAAGCCCAACTATTACCTCAATCTTTGGAGCATTATGAAGAACTGCATTGGAAAGGAACTCTCAAAGATACCAATGCCT GTGAATTTTAATGAGCCTCTATCCATGCTGCAACGTCTGTCTGAAGACCTGGAGTACCACGAGCTGCTGGACAAGGCTGCTAAGTGTCAGAGCTCTCTAGAGCAGATGTGTTATGTGGCTGCCTTCACAGTCTCTTCTTACTCCACCACTGTCCACCGCACAGGAAAACCCTTCAATCCCCTGCTGGGAGAAACTTTTGAGCTTGATCGGCTCAGAGAGAGTGGCTACCGCTCTTTGTGTGAACAG GTGAGTCACCACCCACCTGCTGCAGCTCACCATGCCATTTCGGAAAAGGGCTGGACTCTCAGACAGGAAATTACATTGGCGAGCAAGTTTAGAGGAAAATATCTCTCTATCATGCCACttg GTTCTATACAGTGTATATTTGACAAGAGTAAAAATCACTACACTTGGAAAAAAGTGACTACAACAGTTCACAATATTATCGTGGGGAAGTTATGGATCGATCAG TCAGGGGAGATAGATGTGGTGAACCACAAAACAGGAGATCGCTGCCACCTCAAGTTTGCTCCCTACAGTTATTTTTCCAGAGATGTACCAAGAAAG GTAACAGGAGTAGTAACCGATAAGGATGGAAAAGCCCACTACGTGCTCTCAGGAACCTGGGATGAGAAGATGGAGTTTTCCAGAGTAATGCAGAGCAGTAAGGGGGAGAACGGCACCGAAGGCAAACAGAGAACTGTGTATCAAACCCTCAGAGCCAAAGAAATCTGGAAAAAGAACCCTTTACC agagggagcagagaaCATGTACTTTTTCTCCTCACTGGCCTTGACACTTAATGAACCTGAGGAGGGAGTGGCGCCAACAGACAGTCGACGGCGCCCTGACCAGCGATTAATGGAGGAAGGCCACTGGGATGAGGCTAACGCAGAGAAACAGAGGCTGGAAGAAAAGCAGCGCACTGTTCGACGAGAACGGGAAAGGGAAGCTGTTAAAGCAGCCAGCTCACCTGTGGAAG CTGATTCTCTGGAGATAGGCACAGAAGCAAGTGAGGTTTCT
- the osbp gene encoding oxysterol-binding protein 1 isoform X12, which translates to MAEPKPPTPTPGDIYKGWLFKWTNYIKGYQRRWFVLSNGLLSYYRTQAEMGHTCRGTINLATANIAVEDSCNFVISNGGAQTYHLKASSEVERQRWVTALELAKAKAIQMQAESDESGDDCPAVPTTSGQGGSCRNSEIQSTLRTLNNKVEDLVTCNDLIVKHGSALQRSLSELEVIRVGADMGEKIRQVTERATLFRITSNAMINACRDFLSLAQTHSKRWQKALQTERDQRICLEETLEQLAKQHNHLERAFRGATVMPPSFSNPSLVNKGGVSGKGDASDEDDDNEFFDAMEDPAEFITVPADPKYHRRSGSNVSGISSETGMDEQSVNFDDLSLASNPESPQPLELEPVRQRRTRIPDKPNYYLNLWSIMKNCIGKELSKIPMPVNFNEPLSMLQRLSEDLEYHELLDKAAKCQSSLEQMCYVAAFTVSSYSTTVHRTGKPFNPLLGETFELDRLRESGYRSLCEQVSHHPPAAAHHAISEKGWTLRQEITLASKFRGKYLSIMPLGSIQCIFDKSKNHYTWKKVTTTVHNIIVGKLWIDQSGEIDVVNHKTGDRCHLKFAPYSYFSRDVPRKVTGVVTDKDGKAHYVLSGTWDEKMEFSRVMQSSKGENGTEGKQRTVYQTLRAKEIWKKNPLPEGAENMYFFSSLALTLNEPEEGVAPTDSRRRPDQRLMEEGHWDEANAEKQRLEEKQRTVRREREREAVKAASSPVEGTHQDNTQPLWFEKIDDPISGETMHIYKGGYWEAKEKGSWDICPDIF; encoded by the exons ATGGCAGAGCCTAAACCCCCTACTCCAACCCCTGGAGACATATACAAGGGTTGGCTCTTCAAATGGACTAACTACATTAAAGGCTACCAGAGGCGCTGGTTTGTTTTGAGCAATGGATTGTTGTCATATTATAG gACCCAGGCAGAAATGGGTCATACGTGTCGAGGAACCATCAATTTGGCCACAGCCAATATTGCTGTTGAGGACTCGTGCAATTTTGTTATTTCCAATGGTGGGGCACAGACCTACCACCTGAAGGCCAGTTCAGAAGTAGAGCGCCAGCGATGGGTAACTGCGCTGGAGCTTGCAAAGGCGAAGGCTATTCAAATGCAGGCTGAATCTG ATGAGTCAGGTGATGATTGTCCTGCAGTACCCACCACTTCCGGACAAGGTGGCAGCTGCCGTAACTCAGAAATCCAGTCCACACTGCGTACATTAAACAACAAGGTGGAGGACCTTGTCACCTGCAATGATCTCATTGTCAAGCATGGTTCAGCCCTCCAAAG GTCTCTGTCAGAACTGGAGGTGATTCGTGTTGGAGCAGACATGGGGGAAAAGATCAGACAAGTTACAGAGAGGGCCACGCTTTTCCGAATTACCTCTAATGCAATGATTAAT GCATGTAGAGACTTCCTCTCCCTGGCCCAGACCCATAGCAAGCGCTGGCAGAAGGCCTTACAGACTGAAAGAGACCAGAGGATATGCCTGGAGGAGACCTTAGAGCAGCTGGCTAAACAGCATAACCACTTGGAAAGAGCTTTTAGAGGAGCAACAGTTATGCCTCCTTCATTCAGCAATCCCTCCTTGGTTAACAAAG GTGGGGTTTCAGGAAAAGGTGATGCcagtgatgaggatgatgacaaTGAGTTCTTTGATGCGATGGAAGACCCAGCGGAGTTTATTACTGTCCCAGCAGATCCCAAGTATCACAG gAGATCTGGCAGCAATGTGAGTGGAATCAGCAGTGAGACTGGAATGGACGAGCAGTCGGTAAAT tttgaCGATCTGTCTTTGGCATCAAATCCGGAGTCACCTCAGCCCCTTGAGTTAGAGCCAGTTAGACAAAGACGGACTCGCATACCTGACAAGCCCAACTATTACCTCAATCTTTGGAGCATTATGAAGAACTGCATTGGAAAGGAACTCTCAAAGATACCAATGCCT GTGAATTTTAATGAGCCTCTATCCATGCTGCAACGTCTGTCTGAAGACCTGGAGTACCACGAGCTGCTGGACAAGGCTGCTAAGTGTCAGAGCTCTCTAGAGCAGATGTGTTATGTGGCTGCCTTCACAGTCTCTTCTTACTCCACCACTGTCCACCGCACAGGAAAACCCTTCAATCCCCTGCTGGGAGAAACTTTTGAGCTTGATCGGCTCAGAGAGAGTGGCTACCGCTCTTTGTGTGAACAG GTGAGTCACCACCCACCTGCTGCAGCTCACCATGCCATTTCGGAAAAGGGCTGGACTCTCAGACAGGAAATTACATTGGCGAGCAAGTTTAGAGGAAAATATCTCTCTATCATGCCACttg GTTCTATACAGTGTATATTTGACAAGAGTAAAAATCACTACACTTGGAAAAAAGTGACTACAACAGTTCACAATATTATCGTGGGGAAGTTATGGATCGATCAG TCAGGGGAGATAGATGTGGTGAACCACAAAACAGGAGATCGCTGCCACCTCAAGTTTGCTCCCTACAGTTATTTTTCCAGAGATGTACCAAGAAAG GTAACAGGAGTAGTAACCGATAAGGATGGAAAAGCCCACTACGTGCTCTCAGGAACCTGGGATGAGAAGATGGAGTTTTCCAGAGTAATGCAGAGCAGTAAGGGGGAGAACGGCACCGAAGGCAAACAGAGAACTGTGTATCAAACCCTCAGAGCCAAAGAAATCTGGAAAAAGAACCCTTTACC agagggagcagagaaCATGTACTTTTTCTCCTCACTGGCCTTGACACTTAATGAACCTGAGGAGGGAGTGGCGCCAACAGACAGTCGACGGCGCCCTGACCAGCGATTAATGGAGGAAGGCCACTGGGATGAGGCTAACGCAGAGAAACAGAGGCTGGAAGAAAAGCAGCGCACTGTTCGACGAGAACGGGAAAGGGAAGCTGTTAAAGCAGCCAGCTCACCTGTGGAAG
- the osbp gene encoding oxysterol-binding protein 1 isoform X7 codes for MAEPKPPTPTPGDIYKGWLFKWTNYIKGYQRRWFVLSNGLLSYYRTQAEMGHTCRGTINLATANIAVEDSCNFVISNGGAQTYHLKASSEVERQRWVTALELAKAKAIQMQAESDESGDDCPAVPTTSGQGGSCRNSEIQSTLRTLNNKVEDLVTCNDLIVKHGSALQRSLSELEVIRVGADMGEKIRQVTERATLFRITSNAMINACRDFLSLAQTHSKRWQKALQTERDQRICLEETLEQLAKQHNHLERAFRGATVMPPSFSNPSLVNKGGVSGKGDASDEDDDNEFFDAMEDPAEFITVPADPKYHRRSGSNVSGISSETGMDEQSVNFDDLSLASNPESPQPLELEPVRQRRTRIPDKPNYYLNLWSIMKNCIGKELSKIPMPVNFNEPLSMLQRLSEDLEYHELLDKAAKCQSSLEQMCYVAAFTVSSYSTTVHRTGKPFNPLLGETFELDRLRESGYRSLCEQVSHHPPAAAHHAISEKGWTLRQEITLASKFRGKYLSIMPLGSIQCIFDKSKNHYTWKKVTTTVHNIIVGKLWIDQSGEIDVVNHKTGDRCHLKFAPYSYFSRDVPRKVTGVVTDKDGKAHYVLSGTWDEKMEFSRVMQSSKGENGTEGKQRTVYQTLRAKEIWKKNPLPEGAENMYFFSSLALTLNEPEEGVAPTDSRRRPDQRLMEEGHWDEANAEKQRLEEKQRTVRREREREAVKAASSPVEADSLEIGTEASEVSDETSYGPSQFPYLMEGKEGLYGAPIKSTHQDNTQPLWFEKIDDPISGETMHIYKGGYWEAKEKGSWDICPDIF; via the exons ATGGCAGAGCCTAAACCCCCTACTCCAACCCCTGGAGACATATACAAGGGTTGGCTCTTCAAATGGACTAACTACATTAAAGGCTACCAGAGGCGCTGGTTTGTTTTGAGCAATGGATTGTTGTCATATTATAG gACCCAGGCAGAAATGGGTCATACGTGTCGAGGAACCATCAATTTGGCCACAGCCAATATTGCTGTTGAGGACTCGTGCAATTTTGTTATTTCCAATGGTGGGGCACAGACCTACCACCTGAAGGCCAGTTCAGAAGTAGAGCGCCAGCGATGGGTAACTGCGCTGGAGCTTGCAAAGGCGAAGGCTATTCAAATGCAGGCTGAATCTG ATGAGTCAGGTGATGATTGTCCTGCAGTACCCACCACTTCCGGACAAGGTGGCAGCTGCCGTAACTCAGAAATCCAGTCCACACTGCGTACATTAAACAACAAGGTGGAGGACCTTGTCACCTGCAATGATCTCATTGTCAAGCATGGTTCAGCCCTCCAAAG GTCTCTGTCAGAACTGGAGGTGATTCGTGTTGGAGCAGACATGGGGGAAAAGATCAGACAAGTTACAGAGAGGGCCACGCTTTTCCGAATTACCTCTAATGCAATGATTAAT GCATGTAGAGACTTCCTCTCCCTGGCCCAGACCCATAGCAAGCGCTGGCAGAAGGCCTTACAGACTGAAAGAGACCAGAGGATATGCCTGGAGGAGACCTTAGAGCAGCTGGCTAAACAGCATAACCACTTGGAAAGAGCTTTTAGAGGAGCAACAGTTATGCCTCCTTCATTCAGCAATCCCTCCTTGGTTAACAAAG GTGGGGTTTCAGGAAAAGGTGATGCcagtgatgaggatgatgacaaTGAGTTCTTTGATGCGATGGAAGACCCAGCGGAGTTTATTACTGTCCCAGCAGATCCCAAGTATCACAG gAGATCTGGCAGCAATGTGAGTGGAATCAGCAGTGAGACTGGAATGGACGAGCAGTCGGTAAAT tttgaCGATCTGTCTTTGGCATCAAATCCGGAGTCACCTCAGCCCCTTGAGTTAGAGCCAGTTAGACAAAGACGGACTCGCATACCTGACAAGCCCAACTATTACCTCAATCTTTGGAGCATTATGAAGAACTGCATTGGAAAGGAACTCTCAAAGATACCAATGCCT GTGAATTTTAATGAGCCTCTATCCATGCTGCAACGTCTGTCTGAAGACCTGGAGTACCACGAGCTGCTGGACAAGGCTGCTAAGTGTCAGAGCTCTCTAGAGCAGATGTGTTATGTGGCTGCCTTCACAGTCTCTTCTTACTCCACCACTGTCCACCGCACAGGAAAACCCTTCAATCCCCTGCTGGGAGAAACTTTTGAGCTTGATCGGCTCAGAGAGAGTGGCTACCGCTCTTTGTGTGAACAG GTGAGTCACCACCCACCTGCTGCAGCTCACCATGCCATTTCGGAAAAGGGCTGGACTCTCAGACAGGAAATTACATTGGCGAGCAAGTTTAGAGGAAAATATCTCTCTATCATGCCACttg GTTCTATACAGTGTATATTTGACAAGAGTAAAAATCACTACACTTGGAAAAAAGTGACTACAACAGTTCACAATATTATCGTGGGGAAGTTATGGATCGATCAG TCAGGGGAGATAGATGTGGTGAACCACAAAACAGGAGATCGCTGCCACCTCAAGTTTGCTCCCTACAGTTATTTTTCCAGAGATGTACCAAGAAAG GTAACAGGAGTAGTAACCGATAAGGATGGAAAAGCCCACTACGTGCTCTCAGGAACCTGGGATGAGAAGATGGAGTTTTCCAGAGTAATGCAGAGCAGTAAGGGGGAGAACGGCACCGAAGGCAAACAGAGAACTGTGTATCAAACCCTCAGAGCCAAAGAAATCTGGAAAAAGAACCCTTTACC agagggagcagagaaCATGTACTTTTTCTCCTCACTGGCCTTGACACTTAATGAACCTGAGGAGGGAGTGGCGCCAACAGACAGTCGACGGCGCCCTGACCAGCGATTAATGGAGGAAGGCCACTGGGATGAGGCTAACGCAGAGAAACAGAGGCTGGAAGAAAAGCAGCGCACTGTTCGACGAGAACGGGAAAGGGAAGCTGTTAAAGCAGCCAGCTCACCTGTGGAAG CTGATTCTCTGGAGATAGGCACAGAAGCAAGTGAGGTTTCT